A window from Lachnoanaerobaculum umeaense encodes these proteins:
- a CDS encoding polya polymerase has translation MKVQNIKDVDAFFKVVDECKGTIELVSPEGDRVNLKSKLTQYLSMANIFSNGYIKELDLVAHDKEDVERLIKFMYQGE, from the coding sequence GTGAAAGTACAAAATATCAAAGATGTTGATGCTTTTTTTAAAGTAGTTGATGAATGCAAAGGAACTATTGAGTTAGTTTCTCCTGAAGGTGATAGAGTCAATCTAAAGAGTAAGCTTACACAGTATCTATCTATGGCTAATATCTTTTCAAACGGCTATATCAAGGAGCTTGACTTAGTTGCCCATGATAAAGAGGATGTAGAAAGACTTATAAAGTTTATGTATCAGGGTGAATAA